The DNA sequence AACGTGCTCGAGCAACCGGCCGAAACGCTGTACTTCGCGAACGAGAACCTCGCGCACCGCGAGCACCTGAAAAACAAGGTGTGCCCGACCTGCCTGAGCCCGTGCCAGGTGAACGTCGGCGCCATGAAGCAGTTCGTCCCCTACGCCAGGTTCCTCAAGCGCGCGTACCAGGTCAAGCGCAACCCGTCCAGGCACCTCGACACGCTCCCCGTGGCCGAACAGGTGCGTTGATCGCCGGACGGGTGACCTTCTCCCGTTCGCTGCGCGTCGCCGTCGCCGTCGGGCTGACCGCCTTCGTCCTGTGGCAGGCGGATGCGGCGTCGGTGTGGCGCGCCGCCGCGCGCGCGAACTGGTCCTGGATCGGCGCAGCTGTCGCGCTGGTGCTCGTCGATCGCGCGCTCAACGCGTGGCGGTGGATCGATCTGCTGTGCGCGGTGACGCCCGGCTCGCGCCCGCCGTTCGCCGCCGTCCTGCGCATCTTCTTCGTCAGCACGTTCGTCGGCTCCTTCCTGCCGAGCGTCGGCGGCGACGCCTACCGCGCCTACACCCTGTCGCGCTACGACGTGCGCCTCTCGCAGTCGGCCGCGTCCGTCCTGATGGACCGCGTGCTCGGGGTGCTCGCCATCGCTCTCCTCGGCGCCGTGGCGCTGGCGGCCGGCCCCGACGCCGGCGCCAGCCGCGCCGCGGCCGCGTCGATTGGCGCGGCGGCGGCGGTCTGCGCGGCAGTGGCGGCTGTGATCTTCAGCGACGGTGCCGCGGCGCTCGCGCAGGCGGTCGCCGGCCGGATGCCGTGGAGCGGCGCGCAGCGCGCCAGCCAATCGCTCCTCGAAGCCGTCCAAAGGTATTCGAAACACCA is a window from the Vicinamibacterales bacterium genome containing:
- a CDS encoding lysylphosphatidylglycerol synthase transmembrane domain-containing protein; the encoded protein is MTFSRSLRVAVAVGLTAFVLWQADAASVWRAAARANWSWIGAAVALVLVDRALNAWRWIDLLCAVTPGSRPPFAAVLRIFFVSTFVGSFLPSVGGDAYRAYTLSRYDVRLSQSAASVLMDRVLGVLAIALLGAVALAAGPDAGASRAAAASIGAAAAVCAAVAAVIFSDGAAALAQAVAGRMPWSGAQRASQSLLEAVQRYSKH